The genomic DNA TACATGAAAGGTTGTCCTGCTTTTTATAAAACTTAATATTTGATTAGTCGCGCACGATTGTTTACACTGTAATTAATCGCACACGATTGTTTACACTGTAATTAATCGCACACGATTGAAAAGAGGTGATGTCTTGAATAAAGATGATATGAAATTAGCAAATCAACTATGCTTTTCGGCTTATAATGTGAGTCGTTTGTTTGCAAAGTTTTATGAGCAACAATTGAAACCATTTGGCTTAACATACTCACAATATTTGGTGTTACTTGCTTTATGGGAACACGATAATCAACCCTTACATGAAGTAGGAAAGCAACTAGATTTATCAAGTAATACATTGACCCCACTTTTAAAAAGATTAGAACAGTCAGGGTGGGTGAAACGTCAACGTTCTGAAGCGGATAAGCGTCAATTAGTCGTCTCTTTAACGCAAAAGGGTCATGAGCAACGAGAAGCAGTCTTTGAGGCAGTCGCGCAATGTTTACCTCCAGAACTTGATGAAACGCAATATTATGAAGCCAAAGATGTCTTGAATAACCTTGAACAGTCGTTGAAAGCACTCACGAATAAATAAAAAAGGATGAGTTAAATGAAACAATACGATGTTGTATTTATAGGTAGCGGACACGCAGCGTGGCATGCGGCGCTTACACTAAAACATGCAGGAAAAGATGTAGCTATTATTGAAAAAGATACGATTGCTGGTACATGCACAAACTATGGTTGTAATGCGAAAATCTTACTTGAAGGACCATACGAAGTGCTAGAGGAAGCAGCACAATATAACGGTATGATTCAATCACAAGACTTGAATGTAAACTGGGCAAACTTAATGGATTATAAAAAACAAGTCATTAACCCAATGAACGGGATGTTAAAAGGTATGTTTGAACAACAAGGTATCGACGTTTATATGGGTGCCGGTGTCATTAAAGACGAACATACAGTAACTGTGAACGATGAAGCATTACAAGCTGAAAATATTGTTATTGCCACTGGTCAACATAGCAATAAATTAGACATTGAAGGTAAAGAACTAACACATGATAGTCGTGAATTCTTATCTATGGATAATCTTCCAAAACGCATGACATTTATAGGCGTTGGTATTATTAGTGTAGAATTTGCGTCAATAATGATTAAATCTGGTGTTGAAGTAAGTATGATTCATCATTCAAATAAGCCATTGAAAGGCTTTAATAAAGCACATGTAAATCAATTAGTGGACAAATTAAAAGACGAAGGCGTTACGTTTTATTTTAACGAGAATACGCAAAAGGTTGAAAAAGTAGGCAATGCTTACAAAGTTTCAACAGCGTCTGGTTTAACGATTGATACAGATTATGTCTTAGATGCGACGGGCAGAAATCCTAATGTTGAAGGCATTGGCTTGGATAATGTGGGAATTGAATATAGCAAAAAAGGTATTTCAGTAGATAGCCATTTAAGAACAAATGTGAGCAACATTTATGCGAGTGGTGATGTTTTAGATAAGACCATACCTAAATTAACACCTACAGCGACATTTGAATCTAATTATATCGCTGCACATATTTTAGGTATGACGCAAGACGACATACAGTATCCAGCGATTCCTTCAGTATTGTATTCGTTACCACGTCTTTCTCAAATCGGCATTACTGTTGAAGAAGCAGAAGGTGACGCTCAATATACTGTTAAACATATTCCATTTGGAAAACAAATGGTATTCGAATATAAAAATGAAACAGATGCAGAAATGTATGTAGTGCTAGATAGCGACAAACGCTTAGTCGGTGCAGAAATTTATGGTATTGATGCGGCTGATTTGGTTAACTTACTCGTATTTATCATTAATCAACGCATGACAGCACAAGATTTAAATCAATTGATCTTTGCCTTTCCGGGTGCTTCTAGTGGCGTAATCGATTTATTGAAAATGAACATGATGTAAATTGGAACTTATCATTTTTAAGAAAGTGGGGCAACGTTCATTTTGAATGTATTGTTTTACACGCTTGATTGTCTAAAATTAATTTTATTGGGAAATCATGTTTAATCATTTTTAAAACGTAAATACATTTAGTGTAAGAAGAAAATGATAAGAATTCTCAATCGGAGGGATTTTTAATTATGGCTAAAGAAATTCAATCAAATGGCGTTACAGTAGAAGTTCCAGATACAATCGAATCAGCAGTCGCTTTAGAATATTCATTTGTAGAACCATTAGCGAAATTAAATATTAATGTAACTGGTATCGCAGACGACAATGATGAAAAGAATTTAGATGCATCAATTAAAGATTCAATTAGTAATTATATTTCAGTGGGTACACGCTTAGAGCCAGATACTGAAGCAATTAAGAAAGCAGAACCTCAATTAATCCTAGCAGATAAAAATAGACACGAGAACATCTTTGATCAATTAAATCAAATTGCACCGACTGTATTATTAGAAAGTTTTGACGCTAATTATGAAGAAAGTGTAGATGTGTTCAAACAAATTGCAGACCTTGCTTCAGAGGCAGGAAAAGGTAACGAAGTTGTAGAACAACACAATCAAAAAATTAACGATTTAAGCAAAGATGTAACAATTGATAAAGATAAAACGACAATTGCTGCTGTACCAACAAGTGAAGGTTTATATGTACACGCATCAAATTCATATGTAGGCCAATTTTTAAGTAAAGTAGGCTTTAATAGTTCACTCTCTGAAAATGAAGAAAGCAACTTACCTGAATATATGGGTGCTGACTACTTGAAAGTAGATGCTGATAAACTTTCAAGCTTTAACCCAGAACGTGTATTTATTATGGTGGATAACGATAATCAAAAAGACTACGACAACTTAAAAGAATCTGATGCTTGGAAACAAGTTGAAGCGGTTCAACACAATCGTGTACACGAAGTTAATCGTGAACGTTGGGCTAAATATCGTGGCTTAATCGCATCAGAATTAATCTTAGAAGATATTACTAACGTTGAAGAATAATAAGTTCGACTTTGTAAAAACGGAAGAATGAAAAGAGAGGTAGCGGAGTTTCGCAATCGTGAAGCTTTAGCTACCTTTTTTTGAGTGATACAATCTAATGCGCAGTCTGCATCAATTAAAAATGCCTACTTGAGTGATCGATAACAATGTGTTATCAATTCCAAGTAGGCAATTTCTTTAAATTCAACTATGCGCGTAGTCTAAAAATTTACTTTTGTGATTCTAAGAATTTTTCTGCTACAGCTTTACCAGATTGTGGATTTTGTCCAGTAATAATACGGCCATCAGCTACAGCAAACTCAGTCCAGTTGTCACCTTGTTTGTAGTTTGCACCACGATTTTTAAGTTCATCTTCAGTAAGATAAGGTACAACGTCAGCTAAACCAACTGCTTGTTCCTCACTATTTGAGAAACCTGTAACTGTCTTGCCATCGATAATGTTATGACCTTTACTGTCAGTAACATTTAGTAAACCAATCGCGCCATGACAAACGGATGATACAGTACCATTATTTTCATAAATTTTGCGAGCAACTTCTTGTAAATCTTCGTTATCTTTAAAGTCCCAAATCGTACCATGTCCACCTGCGAAGTAAATAATATCGTAATTTTCAGCTTTAACAGCTTGTGCCGGTAAAGTATGACCAAGACGTGTCATAAAGTCTTTATCTTGATAATATTTCCAGTCTAAATCCGTCATCATATCTTCTTGTAGACTTTGAGGATCAATGGCAGTATAACCACCTTCTGGACTTGCATAATCCACTTTGTAACCATTCTTATATAATACGTCTGCAAAGTGAACTGCTTCGCCAAACCATAATCCTGTTGGTCGATTCATATCAGGATATTTCGATACACTTGTAACAACTACTAATGCTTTACCCATTATTAACCTCCTAATGATTCATTATCTATTTGTATACCCTTTTCCGGAAAATCAAAAACTGAGGGATGTCATCATTTGAAAGCAATCGTTTCACGTAAAACATATAGAAGTTGTATCTTTTGTTACTCTGTCGTAACTTCACTATACTTAATATATTCATGTAAATAAAAAAGAGAGAGGAGGCATATCAATGGCACATCAAAATGGAGGACTTAAATGGCCGAGTTTAATTATGGTAACCTTATTACTGATTGTTGCGGTAATTATTTTTAGCTATCCTGTAAAAAATTTCTATACACTAACTTGGCTCATCGGCTTATTTATATTCATTAATGGAATCATTCAACTGTTATTTCGACGTGCGGCTAGAGCATTAGCCGGCAAAGGAACGGGTTTAATTTTAGTCATCGGTATAATTGACATTATTTTTGGGCTACTCGTCATGTTCAACGTAGGCGCAAGTTCTCAGTTCTTCGTCTTTATGTTCGCCGCATGGTTTATAGTCAGTTCAGTAATCGGATTACTTACCGTATCTCAACAAGGTCGTCTTAAATTGCTATCAATTATCGTTAATATATTAGGCTTGATACTAGGTATCATCTTACTTTTCAACCCGATGATGGGAATGATTTTAGTATCAACGATGATTGCAGTAACATTCGCAATTTTAGGCATAACATATATTATAGATGGCTTAGCATAACTTAGTATTTTAAATATGAGTTGGTAATTTTATTTTTTGGAAAATGAAAGCAACGATAAAAATGAAACATGACCTAGGAAATATTAAAATAGAAAATGGATGATAGGAGGAATTCCAGTGGCATACAATTTTGATGAAATTATAGATCGTCGCTATACAAATGCAATGAATGTAGAAGGCTACAAAGGTTATTTATTCGGAGACGCTGACGTGTCAGATATTGGAGATAATGAAGAATTAATCCGCATGTGGGTAGCAGATATGGATTTTGCGACACCAGATGTTGTTTTAGATGCCGTAAAAGACAGACTTGATAAGAAGATTCTAGGTTACACAAACATCTTTGGTTCAGACTATTATGATGCATTTGTATCCTGGACAGAAAGACGATTCGGATTTACATTTCCACAAGAACAACTTGTCTTCTCACATGGTATCGTTGCAGGATTGATTGAACTTGTAGGTTATATTTGTGATAAAGGTGACAAAGCATTAATCTTAACGCCAAGTTACGGACCATTCAAAATGGCATGCGATAAAAATCACATTGAAACGGTTTATTCTCCAATGATTAATCATAATGGTTATTATGAAATTGACTTCGAAGATGTACGCAAAAAAGTGGAAACAGAAAATATAAAATTGTGTATCTTTGCGAATCCTCATAACCCAACAGGTCGTGTTTGGTCAGAAGATGAATTGAAACAATTTGGTCAAATCATGGCAGTTAATGATGTATGGTTAATTTCAGATGAAATACATTGTGATATTAAACGTGCTGGTCAAACGCATATCCCATTTGCTAAAGCTGTACCAAATTACGATAAGATCATCACAGCAATGTCTCAAAGTAAGGCGTTTAATATTGCAGGCTTAATGTTCTCAAACATCATCATTCCGAATAGAAGATTATTGAAGACATGGAAGTTACATCACTTTAGTTCTGAGAACCCATTGAGTATTGCTGCGACCCAAGCTGCTTATGAAAAGGGTGAAGACTGGTTGTCATCAATGAATGATTATTTAGATGACAACTTTAAATATCTGGCAGAATTCTTGGAAAATGAACTTCCACATGCAGAATTTAAAATTCCAGAAGCCACTTACCTCGCATGGGTAGATTTAAGTTATTACATCAAAGAAAAAGAAATCAACGAACCAATCGCAAAATACTTTATTAAACATGCAGGCGTTATTATTGAAGGACAAGAACAATTTGTCCATAACGCAGAAGGTCATGTCAGAATTAATATCGCTGTTCCACGTGAAATCATGAAAAAAGGATTACAAAAAATTAAAGAAGCATTGGTTTAGTTTTGAATTAATGAATCACACTACCTTTGAAAAAATAAAATGTGTCTTACTATGACCATATGTTTGCAGAGAATCTATAAAGTTCTCTGCTTTTTTCATGTCTTTAAAACGTGCTTTAAACATAAAACAACTGTCACCTGAAATTCTATAACAAAACGCGACATTCTTTTGTTCGGAAATATAGTTCTTAAAGTCTTTGTATAAATTATTTTTAATAGTAAGTTCAATAATGGCTTCAATATCATAGCCCAATAAACTGTAATCAATGTTGATTGTATAATTTTTGATAATGCCAGTATCAATTAATTTGTGAATACGCTCTCTCGTTGAAGGAACAGATAAATTCACTTTTTGACTTAATTCACTAAGCGATAATTTACTATTTTCTTTTAGTATATCTAATAAATTTAGATTTGTATGGTCCATGAGCATAACCTCCTAAAATAGTGAAAGTATTATGAAGTAATTCCATATAAATATTAAGTTCAAATTTTAATATAAGCAATAAAATATATTCAAAGGAGGTGAAAACATGTCGACTATCAATTATGCGAAAGTCGGAAATACACCTTTTCAGAAATTATTAGGTCATCAACCTGAAATAATGACTGCATGGACACAACTTAGTGACATGCTTGAAAATGAAGGAACACTTAGCAAAGCGTTGAAAGAAGAAATAAGAAGAATGTTAGCACAGAAAAATGGATGTCAGTACTGTAAAGCAAAAGGTCAACCTACCGGCAGTCTAAAAGATGAAAAATCATCTGTTTGTATAGGCTTTACCGAAGTGTTTCTCAAAATGGGAGACCAAATTCCAAATAATATTATGCAAGTGCTTAAAGAACAACTAACTGAAAAAGAACTAGTAGAACTCATTACTTTTATTACATTCACTAACGCACAACAACATTTCGGAGCTTTGATGCAATTAGAGCCTAATATTGAATAGGCTTTATTTAAGTATATTATTACTCTCTATTTATAATTTTATATGCTATGATACAAGAAACAGAATATTCAGTCATAATCAATTTTTATAACTTTATTAAACAAGGGGGTTAGGCTTATGCCTAAAAAGTTATTTAGTATTGATTTGAATAAGACAATGGACCAACAAGATCATCCAGGACATAATCGTTGGCATCCGGACATTCCGGCAGCATTTTCAGTGAATCCGGGAGAATCTTTCAGAATGGAATGTTTGGACTGGACAGATGGTCAGATTAGTAATAATGACGATCCGAGTGATATTAAGCATGTTAATTTAAATCGTGTTCATGTATTAAGTGGGCCTGTACATGTTAATGGAGTAGAACCTGGCGATTTACTTGTAGTGGATATTCTAGACATAGGTGTATTTGACGACCATCAATGGGGATTCAATGGTATCTTCGATAAGACGAATGGCGGAAGTTTTTTAGTTGATCATTATCCAGACGCCCAAAAATCGATTTGGGATTTTAATGGTATTTATGCGACAAGTCGTCATGTGCCAGGAGTAGAATTCGTAGGATTAATTCATCCGGGATTAATAGGTGTGGCACCATCTCAAGAGATGTTAGATGAATGGAATCGCCGTGAAAAAGAATTAGTAGATACGGATCCCAATCGTCAACCTGTATTAGCTAATTTACCTGACACAGACGCTGTAGTTGCTGGTACGTTAACTGGCAAAGACTTTGATAAAGTTGCTAAAGAAGGTGCACGTACCGTTCCTCCTCGTGAAAATGGTGGTAACTGTGACATCAAAAACTTATCTAAAGGTTCACGTATTTACTTCCCAGTCTTCGTTGATGGCGCAAAATTATCAGTAGGAGATTTACATTTCTCTCAAGGTGATGGCGAAATCACATTCTGTGGTGGTATTGAAATGCCTGGTTGGATTGAACTTAGAGTTAATGTTATTAAAAATGGCATGGAAAAATATCATATTAAGAAGAATCCAGCATTTAAACCAGGTCCAGTAATGCCTAATTATACGGATTACATCGTATTTGAAGGTATTTCTGTTAATGAATTTAGTGGTAAACAAACTTATTTAGATGCTAATACGGCATATAGAAATGCAGTATTAAACGCAATTGAATTCTTAAAAACACGTGGCTTTACTGGCGAACAAGCGTACATGTTGCTAGGTACAGCTCCTGTACAAGGCACTGTAGCTGGCATTGTGGATGTTCCAAATGCATGTTGTACAATCGCAATTCCTCGAGAAATTTTTAAAGAAGATATTATTCCTAATTTGGAGCCTGATAAGTAATGCCTAATTACACATACAATTGTGCAAATTGCGGAGAATTTACGCTTCGCCAATCAATGAACACTCAACATGATACAGCGACTTGTCCTTCATGTGAAAACGAAGCAACACGTGTGTTTAATAGTTTTCAAACTTATAAAATGGATGGAAAGTTAAAAAAACGTATTGAACGGGGACAAGAACCTCGATTAGTAAGTAAAGATAAACTTTCACCAATGAAATCAAAGCCTAGTAGAGCAGCTCGTCCCTGGATGGCTGGTCATTAATAGTATGAGACGAGCCTGGGATATAAATAATATATTAAAGTTATTTTGCAAATTCGCAGTAGCTGACTGAACTGAGAAGGCGCTTAAATCAAGCTTTTCTCAGTTCTAGTCATCCTTGCGGGGGTGGGACGACGAATTTAAAAAGAATTCTGTCCCACTCCCGTTTTACTATGATTATTATTTTGTTGTAGATGTTCTACGTAATACTAAGAATGATCCTGCCGCCAATAATACAGCTGCAATAGTAGTTACTAATCCACTATTTGATGTTTCGCCTGTTTCAGGTAAAGCTTTAGCACTTGTTGCTTGGTTAGTAGTACTTTTAGTAGTTACGTTATCTTGAGATGACTGTGAATTAGTAGTTGCATTAGCATTTGATTGTTGTGAAGTATTTTGTGAATTTTGGTTATTTGCAGTCGTTTGCGTATTTTCTCCATTTTGTTGATTATTAGCATTAGAAGGAGTCTGACCTAATGTGCCTTGTTGTAAAACATTACCGTGACCATCATAAATTGTTCCAGTAGATTTATTTACGTATAAGTAAGTTGGACCGTTATCACCGACTTGTCCAAAAGCAATAGCATACGCATTTTTAATAGGTGAGAAAGATTCTTGTGATGAGATAGCGCTAACACCAGATTCTGGCATTTTGTGATAATTATTAGAACTTTGAATATAACTTGCTACTTCATTTTCAGCTTGTTGTGAAGAAATTTGACTAGCTGCTTGTGCATGTCCTGCTCCTACGAATAATAATGTTCCCGCTAAAGTAGTAGTTGCTAAGATACTTGCTTTTTTCATCTTTAAAAACTCCTTTATAGTTATTATGAATACGCATTTATTATAGAAAACTAGGTTAGACACTATGCGTCATTTTGAAGCGGATTTTCCAAATAAATAAATTTATTATTAGACAAATGACTAATTTAATAAACCTTTTCAAAAATAAAAGTCTAAACGCTTATAATTAATTGAAAATTCAAAATTATGAGTATAGAATGTAATTAAAGAAATAAGAAAACGCTTACATTTGTAATTAAGCATATCTTATTTCTATGTTTTTCTACAGAATGATTGGGATGCACAGCGATATGCTCTAACGAAAGGAGGATAACATGCATGAGTGAATCATATGATTTGATTGTCATTGGTGCAGGTCCAGGTGGTTATGTAGCTGCTATCCGTGCCGCACAATTAGGTCAAAAAGTAGCAATTATTGAGATGGTTAATGCCGGGGGTACATGTTTAAATGTTGGTTGCATACCTTCTAAAACACTACTCGAACATGGCACGAAAGCACATGATATTCGCGTCGCTAATGATTGGGGAATACGTACTAGCGACGTTGACATTGATTATCCAAAGTTAGTTGAACGTAAGCAACACGTTGTAGATACGCTAACTGGTGGCGTAAAGCAATTATTAAAGAAGAACAAAGTAACGTATATTGAGGGAGAAGCTACTGTAACAGAGGAGTTAGAAGTCAAAGTCAATGACGATACTTATAAAGCAAAGGACATTATTTTAGCAACAGGCAGTAAGCCTTTTGTCCCTCCCATTGACGGTTTGGATCAAGTTCATTATGAAACGACGGATACGTTCTTCGACTTAAAAGATGTACCGAAACAACTCGCAGTTATTGGCGGTGGTGTTATTGCTACCGAGTTAGCATCATCCATGGCTGATTTAGGTGTCGAAGTAACTATTATCGAGGCAAGTGAAGATATTTTATTAACCGAAATTAAAGAAGTACGTGAATTGTTAAAAGCACATTTAGAGAATCAAAACATTAAAATCTTAACAAATTGCAAAATTAGTAAAGTTACTGAAACGAAAGTACGATTAGACAATCACAATGACGTACCATTTGATACGTTGCTCTTTGCTACCGGTAGACAGCCAAACGTATCAATCGCACAAGCACTTCATCTAGATATGGACGGTAAATTTATACAAGTAGATGACCACTATCAAACGAGTCGTCCACATGTGTATGCGATTGGCGATTTAGTAAGGGGTTATCAACTCGCACATACCGCAAGTGCACATGGCATTCATGTCGTAGAAACGATTAATAAATTAAACCCTCAACCCGTTCGCCCTGAAGATATTACACGCTGTATTTATACACGACTTGAAGCCGCATCGGTAGGGTTATCAGAAACGCAAGCACAAGAAGCTGGCTATGAGGTACGCGTAACGCAATCCACTTTTCAAGGGAATGCGAAAGCAATTGTAAAAGGTGAAGCGGAAGGATTTATCAAGATAGTGGCTGATGCACAATACGGGGAAGTCTTAGGTGCCTTTATTGTTGGACCACATGCGACAGATTTAATTACTGAGATATTAGGCGTCAAAGCTTCAGAAGGTACTATGAATGAGTTAGCACACATCATTCAACCACATCCATCATTGTCAGAGGCAATGGGCGAAAGTGCAGAAGCCTACTTTGGACAAGCCATTCATATGTAAGAAGAGAATACCTATGAACGATAGGAGGAACTAACGATGGAAAAAGAACAAGCACGTTGGATCTATAAAACAATGAATGAAATTCGATACTTTGAAGAGAAAGTGCATAAAATCTTTAGCGATGGCAAGATTCCTGGATTCGTTCACTTATATGTTGGTGAAGAAGCTGTAGCAACAGGGGTTATGTCACAGCTTGAAGATGATGACTATATCACTAGTACCCACCGTGGTCATGGACATGCGATTGCGAAAGGTTGCGACTTAAATGGTATGATGGCTGAAATTATGGGTAAACGTGACGGTCTTGGCCATGGTAAAGGTGGCTCAATGCATGTTGCGGAAATTGATAAAGGCATGTTAGGGGCCAACGGTATCGTAAGTGGTGGCTTTGGTCTTGCGACAGGTGCTGGTATCTCTATACGAAATCAAGGTAAAAAGAATGTCGCGGTTTGTTTCTTCGGAGACGGTGCTGCGAATGAAGGCAACTTCCATGAAGGATTAAACTTCGCATCAATTTTAAATCTTCCAGTTATCTTCGTTTGTGAAAATAACCAATTCGGTGAAGGTACAACGCATGATTATGCCAGTGCCTCAGAAACAATTGCCGAACGTGCTGCAGCCTATAATATGCCAGGTGTCAGAGTAGATGGCATGGATGTAGTCGAAGTATACAAAGCAGCTCAAGAAGCCGTTGAACGAGCGAAAAATGGTGAAGGACCAACATTAATCGAATGTGACACATACCGTAAATATGGTCATTTTGAAGGTGATGAACAAAAAGTAAAATCACCAAATGACCGTAACGCAGATAAAAATGCGACAGAAGACTTTAAACGCCAAGCCCTTGAAGAAGGTTGGTTAACTGAAGAAGAAGCAGATGAAATCGAAAAAGCAGCTGAGCAAGCTGTTGAAGATGCTGTGAAATATGCTGATGAAAGTGAATTGCCAGATGTCGAATCATTACACAAAGATGTATTTGCCTAAAGGAGGTTATCGCTATGAGTGAAGAACGCAAGTTAACATTTATGGGCGCAATTAACGAAGCAATCGATCAATCAATGGAACAAGATGATAACGTTATTCTCATTGGTACCGACGTTTCAGGTGGTGCTGGCGTTGAACATATTAAAGATGACGATACATTTGGTGGCGTCTTCGGTGTCACAAAAGGTCTCGCGAAGAAATATAGTCGTGACCGTGTGATCGATACACCCATTGCCGAACATATTACATTAAGTTCTGCCGTAGGTGCAGCAGCTACTGGCATGCGTCCCATTGCTGAATTAATGTTCAATGATTTTATAGGTTTTGGCCTAGATCCAATTTTAAACCAAGGTGCCAAAATGCGTTATATGTTTGGTGGTAAAGCTAAAATCCCACTTGTCGTACGTACAGTTCATGGTGCTGGTGCAGGAGCGGCAGCGCAACACTCTCAATCTCTGTATAACATGTTCGCAGCTATTCCAGGCGTGAAAGTGGTTGTGCCATCTAATCCATATGATGCCAAAGGATTGTTAATGGCCGCAGTACAAGATGATAATTTGGTAGTCTTTTCAGAAGATAAAACGTTATTAG from Staphylococcus taiwanensis includes the following:
- a CDS encoding MarR family transcriptional regulator; the encoded protein is MNKDDMKLANQLCFSAYNVSRLFAKFYEQQLKPFGLTYSQYLVLLALWEHDNQPLHEVGKQLDLSSNTLTPLLKRLEQSGWVKRQRSEADKRQLVVSLTQKGHEQREAVFEAVAQCLPPELDETQYYEAKDVLNNLEQSLKALTNK
- a CDS encoding NAD(P)/FAD-dependent oxidoreductase, translating into MKQYDVVFIGSGHAAWHAALTLKHAGKDVAIIEKDTIAGTCTNYGCNAKILLEGPYEVLEEAAQYNGMIQSQDLNVNWANLMDYKKQVINPMNGMLKGMFEQQGIDVYMGAGVIKDEHTVTVNDEALQAENIVIATGQHSNKLDIEGKELTHDSREFLSMDNLPKRMTFIGVGIISVEFASIMIKSGVEVSMIHHSNKPLKGFNKAHVNQLVDKLKDEGVTFYFNENTQKVEKVGNAYKVSTASGLTIDTDYVLDATGRNPNVEGIGLDNVGIEYSKKGISVDSHLRTNVSNIYASGDVLDKTIPKLTPTATFESNYIAAHILGMTQDDIQYPAIPSVLYSLPRLSQIGITVEEAEGDAQYTVKHIPFGKQMVFEYKNETDAEMYVVLDSDKRLVGAEIYGIDAADLVNLLVFIINQRMTAQDLNQLIFAFPGASSGVIDLLKMNMM
- a CDS encoding ABC transporter substrate-binding protein — protein: MAKEIQSNGVTVEVPDTIESAVALEYSFVEPLAKLNINVTGIADDNDEKNLDASIKDSISNYISVGTRLEPDTEAIKKAEPQLILADKNRHENIFDQLNQIAPTVLLESFDANYEESVDVFKQIADLASEAGKGNEVVEQHNQKINDLSKDVTIDKDKTTIAAVPTSEGLYVHASNSYVGQFLSKVGFNSSLSENEESNLPEYMGADYLKVDADKLSSFNPERVFIMVDNDNQKDYDNLKESDAWKQVEAVQHNRVHEVNRERWAKYRGLIASELILEDITNVEE
- a CDS encoding type 1 glutamine amidotransferase domain-containing protein; protein product: MGKALVVVTSVSKYPDMNRPTGLWFGEAVHFADVLYKNGYKVDYASPEGGYTAIDPQSLQEDMMTDLDWKYYQDKDFMTRLGHTLPAQAVKAENYDIIYFAGGHGTIWDFKDNEDLQEVARKIYENNGTVSSVCHGAIGLLNVTDSKGHNIIDGKTVTGFSNSEEQAVGLADVVPYLTEDELKNRGANYKQGDNWTEFAVADGRIITGQNPQSGKAVAEKFLESQK
- a CDS encoding DUF308 domain-containing protein; translated protein: MAHQNGGLKWPSLIMVTLLLIVAVIIFSYPVKNFYTLTWLIGLFIFINGIIQLLFRRAARALAGKGTGLILVIGIIDIIFGLLVMFNVGASSQFFVFMFAAWFIVSSVIGLLTVSQQGRLKLLSIIVNILGLILGIILLFNPMMGMILVSTMIAVTFAILGITYIIDGLA
- a CDS encoding aminotransferase class I/II-fold pyridoxal phosphate-dependent enzyme; protein product: MAYNFDEIIDRRYTNAMNVEGYKGYLFGDADVSDIGDNEELIRMWVADMDFATPDVVLDAVKDRLDKKILGYTNIFGSDYYDAFVSWTERRFGFTFPQEQLVFSHGIVAGLIELVGYICDKGDKALILTPSYGPFKMACDKNHIETVYSPMINHNGYYEIDFEDVRKKVETENIKLCIFANPHNPTGRVWSEDELKQFGQIMAVNDVWLISDEIHCDIKRAGQTHIPFAKAVPNYDKIITAMSQSKAFNIAGLMFSNIIIPNRRLLKTWKLHHFSSENPLSIAATQAAYEKGEDWLSSMNDYLDDNFKYLAEFLENELPHAEFKIPEATYLAWVDLSYYIKEKEINEPIAKYFIKHAGVIIEGQEQFVHNAEGHVRINIAVPREIMKKGLQKIKEALV
- a CDS encoding Lrp/AsnC family transcriptional regulator, which translates into the protein MDHTNLNLLDILKENSKLSLSELSQKVNLSVPSTRERIHKLIDTGIIKNYTINIDYSLLGYDIEAIIELTIKNNLYKDFKNYISEQKNVAFCYRISGDSCFMFKARFKDMKKAENFIDSLQTYGHSKTHFIFSKVV
- a CDS encoding carboxymuconolactone decarboxylase family protein; its protein translation is MSTINYAKVGNTPFQKLLGHQPEIMTAWTQLSDMLENEGTLSKALKEEIRRMLAQKNGCQYCKAKGQPTGSLKDEKSSVCIGFTEVFLKMGDQIPNNIMQVLKEQLTEKELVELITFITFTNAQQHFGALMQLEPNIE
- a CDS encoding acetamidase/formamidase family protein; the encoded protein is MPKKLFSIDLNKTMDQQDHPGHNRWHPDIPAAFSVNPGESFRMECLDWTDGQISNNDDPSDIKHVNLNRVHVLSGPVHVNGVEPGDLLVVDILDIGVFDDHQWGFNGIFDKTNGGSFLVDHYPDAQKSIWDFNGIYATSRHVPGVEFVGLIHPGLIGVAPSQEMLDEWNRREKELVDTDPNRQPVLANLPDTDAVVAGTLTGKDFDKVAKEGARTVPPRENGGNCDIKNLSKGSRIYFPVFVDGAKLSVGDLHFSQGDGEITFCGGIEMPGWIELRVNVIKNGMEKYHIKKNPAFKPGPVMPNYTDYIVFEGISVNEFSGKQTYLDANTAYRNAVLNAIEFLKTRGFTGEQAYMLLGTAPVQGTVAGIVDVPNACCTIAIPREIFKEDIIPNLEPDK
- a CDS encoding zinc ribbon domain-containing protein → MPNYTYNCANCGEFTLRQSMNTQHDTATCPSCENEATRVFNSFQTYKMDGKLKKRIERGQEPRLVSKDKLSPMKSKPSRAARPWMAGH
- a CDS encoding LPXTG cell wall anchor domain-containing protein codes for the protein MKKASILATTTLAGTLLFVGAGHAQAASQISSQQAENEVASYIQSSNNYHKMPESGVSAISSQESFSPIKNAYAIAFGQVGDNGPTYLYVNKSTGTIYDGHGNVLQQGTLGQTPSNANNQQNGENTQTTANNQNSQNTSQQSNANATTNSQSSQDNVTTKSTTNQATSAKALPETGETSNSGLVTTIAAVLLAAGSFLVLRRTSTTK